In a single window of the Portunus trituberculatus isolate SZX2019 chromosome 9, ASM1759143v1, whole genome shotgun sequence genome:
- the LOC123501667 gene encoding uncharacterized protein LOC123501667 — MNTSVPLLLCLLLSTTHGEKEKDPLQTSLTIKEPSCPEPLDILPCVCDVAHMRLDCSNVEDEAQLRQVFTAYFPSTAFSEFFMSNNMGVRVLEDGVFGKVSFHTIMVLNSALEIVRMMRSPVAFIHSLSLSFSPTRSLSSPSTDCRSSLRCAVCIFGV; from the coding sequence ATGAACACCTCTGTACCACTCCTGCTGTGCCtactcctctccaccacccacggggagaaagagaaggacccTCTACAAACCTCACTGACGATAAAGGAACCCTCGTGTCCTGAACCCCTGGACATCCTGCCGTGTGTGTGCGATGTGGCTCATATGAGACTGGATTGCTCAAATGTGGAGGATGAGGCGCAGCTCCGTCAGGTATTCACAGCCTACTTCCCCAGCACGGCCTTCTCCGAGTTCTTCATGAGCAACAACATGGGCGTGAGGGTGCTGGAGGACGGTGTGTTTGGGAAAGTTAGTTTCCATACCATCATGGTGCTAAATTCTGCACTGGAGATTGTGAGGATGATGCGCTCACCCGTAGCCTTCATACACTCACTGTCATTGAGTTTTTCACCAACTCGCTCGCTGTCTTCCCCTTCCACAGACTGCAGGAGTTCACTTCGCTGCGCAGTATGTATTTTCGGAGTGTGA